In a single window of the Amycolatopsis sp. cg5 genome:
- a CDS encoding LamG-like jellyroll fold domain-containing protein, protein MRRRLIPLVAAALAAGLLTTPVAAAAPGPPITEHATTAGAAAAARASGKQVEALDQRTETTQVFAEPDGTMKLEQALSPVRVRKGDGWADIDTKLARQGAAVLPGATSVPVEFSAGGKTPVVRFGAPGKRFSLTWPKDLPAPVLDQETATYPEVFPGVDLKVVAKRDGFSHSLIVKTPEAAKNPELKTVRFGLRTEGISLRVEKTGALTAVDDKGVTVFQAPTPEMWDAGKQRRAVVQTGVTDGKLVLTPDQALLSDPATVFPVEIDPDWTPNLAGFGLVYAVPAAYRGNNYWNGDGDNIAKVGFSDYDVPKVHVRTYYQWDIRDLAGKQVLSASASFLESWSPSCTKRWVELYRTGAYDGSTSWNNQPGILAWQDSKEEAHGYNSNCPQDWVGFNVSGGVTAAVNEGKSSVTFMMKPPGATEEQERGDSYAWKKFKPWDTKLTVTYNRAPLNPSGLTGEPKPGCAQGTDEMYISTAKPIVSAWVDDPDGDRVQAQFEWRKRGNPDTPWTTTLTPQQDSGGWFRVQVDLGRFVGSGEKYEWRVVAKDTHGVWSGYSGPCNFIVDVTPPNKPPLVSSTLYPERGTGPDGGAPGQSGDFQFDANGVTDVAGFRYRLSGSDFRTVAAVGGKATARITPLTEDPHTLEVTSYDFAGNMGTEANTKKYEFRVGVPTPPTSHWRLDGHSDYRDLLDVKGTRNGTFPDRGAAWVSGRVGKALRNGTDGGFPVGTTRPLWTPAGFSVSAWVRLDTDPGAGFHTAVSQDGKSNSGYALGYHGDSRSWSFFMATRDGRNAGGELPNLDVALAPKATIGVWTQLTGVYNPSEQRIILYVDGIEAATAPHTTQWSADGPARFGGGQWDGKFGDTWSGSIDEVRTYSRTLSDLQVANATEIDKLAGTPAVPETTLAFDEGTGTTSTEVAGSFRQATLSGGASWGPGRNGTQGLVATTTGTATIEGTAVPSASSYTLSAWALPKTLDTSSQTVLSMDAAWGPSGTEVLYDGSRGKWVFRISSTSAADPGWYEAVSNGAPHPGWTHLAAVFDATTPELRLYADGVQIAAKRLPDKPFETVRQPGLLLRVAGSWAGRAAPGVLNQFRGSIDEVRVYRGVRTEDEIGDEYRYPLPDRTAGRALNRYVNSDVEFYTTNQPEVAGDYRLQAPLGRLVPVGTPGTRVVYTCLYGKDTFTSAKADCENQRVLGVLGALYVNPPADQVTRPIYRCILKTVKPGEHFESTDPGCEGNTQEALLGYSLAYSELARHIRVDGATTADHLTEVSDVPPGYRREGPVGLVSLVAQEGTVPLRLCRDGNDAFTSTDANCEGKTQVKVMGWIWAEPPAGLNTAPLYGCATNTWNERFDSQSETCEGQRLLGRIGYLATGANWATAAR, encoded by the coding sequence GTGCGAAGACGTCTCATCCCGCTCGTGGCCGCCGCGCTGGCGGCCGGTCTGCTGACCACGCCGGTCGCGGCCGCCGCGCCCGGACCGCCGATCACCGAACACGCGACCACCGCGGGCGCCGCCGCCGCGGCCCGTGCCTCCGGCAAGCAGGTCGAGGCGCTCGACCAGCGGACCGAAACCACGCAGGTCTTCGCCGAGCCCGACGGCACCATGAAACTGGAACAGGCGCTGAGCCCGGTCCGGGTGCGCAAAGGCGACGGCTGGGCCGACATCGACACCAAGCTCGCCCGCCAAGGCGCCGCCGTACTGCCCGGCGCGACCTCGGTCCCGGTCGAGTTCTCCGCGGGTGGCAAGACGCCGGTCGTGCGATTCGGCGCGCCAGGCAAGAGGTTCAGCCTCACTTGGCCGAAAGACCTGCCCGCGCCCGTACTCGATCAGGAAACCGCCACCTATCCCGAAGTCTTCCCGGGAGTGGACCTCAAGGTCGTCGCGAAGCGTGACGGTTTCTCGCATTCGCTGATCGTGAAAACCCCTGAGGCGGCGAAGAATCCCGAACTGAAGACCGTCCGATTCGGACTTCGGACCGAGGGAATCTCGCTGCGTGTGGAGAAGACCGGCGCGCTGACCGCGGTCGACGACAAGGGCGTGACCGTCTTCCAGGCGCCGACGCCGGAAATGTGGGACGCGGGCAAGCAGCGGCGCGCGGTCGTCCAGACCGGGGTCACGGACGGCAAGCTGGTGCTGACGCCCGATCAGGCGCTGCTGAGCGACCCGGCGACGGTGTTCCCGGTGGAGATCGACCCGGACTGGACACCGAACCTGGCAGGCTTCGGCCTGGTCTACGCGGTGCCCGCGGCGTACCGCGGCAACAACTACTGGAACGGCGACGGCGACAACATCGCCAAGGTCGGCTTCAGCGACTACGACGTCCCCAAGGTGCACGTCCGGACGTACTACCAGTGGGACATCAGGGACCTGGCGGGCAAGCAGGTGCTCAGCGCGTCGGCGAGCTTCCTCGAATCCTGGTCGCCTTCCTGCACGAAGCGATGGGTCGAGCTCTACCGCACCGGCGCGTACGACGGCTCGACGTCCTGGAACAACCAGCCGGGGATCCTCGCGTGGCAGGACAGCAAGGAAGAGGCGCACGGGTACAACTCGAACTGCCCGCAGGACTGGGTCGGATTCAACGTCAGCGGCGGCGTCACGGCCGCGGTCAACGAGGGCAAGTCCTCGGTGACGTTCATGATGAAGCCGCCGGGCGCGACGGAGGAGCAGGAACGCGGGGATTCCTACGCGTGGAAGAAGTTCAAGCCGTGGGACACCAAGCTGACCGTCACCTACAACCGGGCGCCGCTCAACCCGAGCGGGCTGACCGGCGAGCCCAAGCCGGGGTGCGCGCAGGGCACGGACGAGATGTACATCAGCACCGCGAAGCCCATCGTGTCGGCGTGGGTCGACGATCCGGACGGCGACCGCGTGCAGGCGCAGTTCGAGTGGCGTAAGCGAGGCAACCCCGACACCCCGTGGACGACAACGCTGACACCGCAACAGGATTCGGGCGGCTGGTTCCGGGTGCAGGTGGACCTCGGCCGCTTCGTCGGCAGCGGCGAGAAGTACGAGTGGCGGGTCGTCGCCAAGGACACCCACGGCGTCTGGTCCGGCTACTCGGGGCCCTGCAACTTCATCGTCGACGTCACCCCGCCGAACAAGCCGCCCTTGGTGTCGTCGACGCTCTATCCCGAGCGCGGCACCGGCCCGGACGGCGGCGCGCCCGGCCAGAGCGGTGACTTCCAGTTCGACGCCAACGGGGTCACCGACGTGGCCGGGTTCCGCTACCGGCTGTCCGGTTCGGACTTCCGCACGGTGGCCGCGGTCGGCGGCAAGGCGACCGCGCGGATCACCCCGCTGACCGAGGACCCGCACACGCTCGAAGTCACCTCCTACGACTTCGCGGGCAACATGGGCACCGAGGCCAACACCAAGAAGTACGAGTTCCGCGTGGGTGTCCCGACCCCGCCGACCTCGCATTGGCGCCTCGACGGCCACAGCGACTACCGCGACCTGCTCGACGTCAAGGGCACGCGCAACGGGACGTTCCCTGACCGCGGCGCCGCCTGGGTGAGCGGCCGCGTCGGCAAAGCGCTGAGGAACGGCACCGACGGCGGCTTCCCCGTCGGCACCACCCGTCCACTGTGGACTCCGGCCGGTTTCTCGGTCAGCGCCTGGGTGCGCCTCGACACCGATCCCGGCGCCGGTTTCCACACCGCGGTGAGCCAGGACGGCAAGTCCAACAGCGGCTACGCGCTCGGGTACCACGGCGATTCGAGGTCGTGGAGCTTCTTCATGGCGACCCGTGACGGCCGCAACGCGGGCGGCGAGCTGCCGAACCTGGACGTGGCGCTGGCACCGAAGGCGACCATCGGCGTCTGGACCCAGCTGACCGGGGTCTACAACCCGTCGGAGCAGCGGATCATCTTGTACGTCGACGGAATCGAGGCCGCCACGGCGCCGCACACGACCCAGTGGTCCGCCGACGGGCCCGCGCGGTTCGGCGGCGGGCAGTGGGACGGCAAGTTCGGCGACACCTGGTCGGGCAGCATCGACGAGGTGCGGACGTACAGCCGCACGCTGTCGGATTTGCAGGTGGCGAACGCCACCGAGATCGACAAGCTGGCCGGGACGCCCGCCGTGCCGGAGACCACGCTCGCCTTCGACGAGGGCACCGGCACCACGAGCACCGAGGTCGCGGGCTCCTTCCGCCAGGCGACGCTGAGCGGCGGCGCGAGCTGGGGTCCCGGCCGCAACGGCACCCAGGGCCTCGTCGCCACCACCACGGGCACCGCCACGATCGAGGGCACGGCCGTGCCGTCCGCCAGCAGCTACACGCTGAGCGCGTGGGCGCTGCCGAAGACACTCGACACCAGCTCGCAGACCGTGCTGAGCATGGACGCCGCCTGGGGTCCCAGCGGCACCGAGGTCCTCTACGACGGCTCGCGGGGCAAATGGGTGTTCCGGATCAGCTCGACCAGCGCCGCCGATCCCGGCTGGTACGAGGCGGTTTCGAACGGCGCGCCCCACCCCGGGTGGACCCACCTGGCGGCCGTGTTCGACGCGACCACACCCGAGCTTCGCCTCTACGCCGACGGCGTCCAGATCGCGGCGAAACGCCTGCCCGACAAGCCATTCGAGACCGTCCGCCAGCCGGGCCTGCTCCTGCGCGTCGCGGGCAGCTGGGCCGGGCGCGCCGCGCCGGGCGTGCTCAACCAGTTCCGCGGGAGCATCGACGAGGTCCGCGTGTACCGAGGCGTGCGCACCGAGGACGAGATCGGCGACGAATACCGCTATCCGCTCCCCGACCGCACCGCGGGCCGAGCGCTCAACCGCTACGTCAACTCCGACGTCGAGTTCTACACCACCAACCAGCCGGAGGTGGCCGGCGACTACCGCCTGCAGGCCCCGCTCGGCAGGCTGGTGCCGGTCGGCACACCCGGCACCCGTGTCGTGTACACCTGCCTCTACGGCAAGGACACCTTCACCTCCGCCAAGGCCGATTGCGAGAACCAGCGCGTGCTCGGCGTACTCGGCGCGCTGTACGTCAACCCGCCCGCCGACCAGGTCACCCGGCCCATCTACCGGTGCATCCTGAAGACCGTCAAACCCGGCGAGCACTTCGAGTCGACGGACCCCGGCTGCGAAGGCAACACGCAGGAGGCGCTGCTCGGCTATTCGCTGGCCTACTCGGAGCTGGCCCGCCACATCCGGGTCGACGGCGCCACCACGGCCGACCACCTCACCGAGGTCTCCGACGTCCCGCCCGGCTACCGCCGCGAGGGCCCGGTCGGCCTGGTCTCACTGGTCGCCCAGGAAGGCACGGTCCCGCTGCGCCTGTGCCGCGACGGCAACGACGCGTTCACCTCGACCGACGCGAACTGCGAGGGCAAGACGCAGGTCAAGGTGATGGGCTGGATCTGGGCCGAACCACCGGCCGGGTTGAACACCGCGCCGCTCTACGGCTGCGCCACGAACACGTGGAACGAGCGGTTCGACTCCCAGTCCGAGACCTGTGAAGGCCAGCGCCTCCTCGGCCGCATCGGCTACCTCGCGACCGGCGCGAACTGGGCCACGGCCGCCCGCTGA
- a CDS encoding helix-turn-helix domain-containing protein, which produces MIVERGRGRGTVINQFGDILRRYRERRTLTQKELADKAGLSERTIRRWETGKHRNPQLMSVHRLADALSLGPAEHELLISAALSASAGREVRTGQARLSQTGTPPCLGR; this is translated from the coding sequence GTGATCGTCGAGCGCGGGAGGGGCCGCGGCACCGTGATCAACCAATTTGGGGACATCTTGCGACGCTATCGCGAACGAAGAACGTTGACACAGAAGGAACTGGCCGACAAAGCAGGCCTGTCGGAGCGGACGATCCGCCGATGGGAAACCGGTAAGCACCGCAATCCACAGCTGATGTCGGTCCATCGCCTGGCCGACGCGTTGTCCTTGGGCCCGGCCGAACACGAACTGCTGATCAGCGCGGCGCTGTCCGCCTCGGCAGGCCGAGAAGTTCGCACCGGGCAAGCACGGCTGTCACAAACCGGGACGCCGCCCTGTCTTGGCAGATGA
- a CDS encoding MBL fold metallo-hydrolase: protein MSRLTTESPAKPGLDEIVPSRYALKVGDIDVLVISDGVLPITASTMATNVPPSELTAWLREMFLPLDMLDWPLNVAVVRSGGRTILIDSGLGTEFPGFPRAGRLATRLDAAGIDPASVTDVVLTHLHMDHIGGLLVDGLRGRLRPDLRVHLASAEAEFWEAPDFSRTDMPAPVPDVLRTTASRFLEVYRGRLRPFETEYEVAPGVLIRRTGGHTPGHSIVRLESGGDSLTFAGDAVFQPGFENPGWHNGFEHDPEESARVRVRLLTELAASGEQLVATHLPFPSVCHVATAGNAFRFVPTVWDY from the coding sequence TTGAGCCGGCTCACCACCGAAAGCCCCGCCAAACCGGGGCTCGACGAAATCGTTCCCTCACGGTACGCGCTGAAAGTCGGCGACATCGACGTGCTGGTCATCAGCGACGGGGTACTGCCGATCACCGCCTCGACGATGGCCACCAACGTGCCGCCGTCCGAGCTGACCGCCTGGCTGCGCGAGATGTTCCTGCCGCTGGACATGCTCGACTGGCCGCTGAACGTGGCTGTCGTGCGCAGCGGCGGCCGGACCATTCTCATCGATTCCGGCCTGGGCACGGAGTTTCCGGGCTTTCCGAGGGCAGGCCGGCTGGCCACGCGGCTGGACGCCGCCGGCATCGACCCGGCGTCGGTGACCGACGTGGTGCTCACCCACCTGCACATGGACCACATCGGCGGCCTGCTCGTCGACGGCCTGCGCGGCAGGCTCCGCCCGGATCTCCGAGTCCATCTCGCCTCCGCCGAAGCCGAATTCTGGGAAGCCCCCGACTTCTCGCGCACCGACATGCCCGCGCCGGTTCCCGACGTGCTCAGGACGACCGCCTCACGCTTCCTCGAGGTGTACCGCGGCCGGCTGCGGCCGTTCGAGACCGAGTACGAGGTGGCGCCTGGCGTGCTGATCCGCCGCACCGGCGGGCACACTCCCGGCCACAGCATCGTCCGGCTGGAGTCCGGCGGCGACAGCCTGACGTTCGCGGGCGACGCCGTGTTCCAGCCCGGCTTCGAGAACCCGGGGTGGCACAACGGTTTCGAGCACGACCCGGAGGAATCGGCCCGCGTCCGAGTCCGCCTGCTGACAGAGCTGGCGGCGAGCGGCGAACAACTGGTGGCGACCCACCTGCCGTTCCCGTCGGTCTGCCACGTGGCCACCGCAGGCAACGCTTTCCGTTTCGTACCAACGGTTTGGGACTACTAG